The genomic region gtttgttGCATGATTAtgcatatttattttaataacaaaattaattgataACCATATTTTACGTCCACGTCTcttgataataaaataaactattaTAGAATTGCTAAATCATAACTGTGGAAGCACAGTACATAATACACACGCGTAGATCAGTGGTTTTAACAATGGGTTTTGTTGTCCGTTAGCAACTTCTTTTGAGCAATTTCGTGGTCCTTCGAtcgataattttgttttgatttaggtattattttttacattttccgtCTCATAATTTTTGCGGTACTTATTACAAAATACAATCAGCATATTAAGCAGGCTAAACAGgctaaacaatttcaattggttgatacaaaaaattgaaatagtgACCTACCAAGATTCGGTTTTTCCTATTTCTTAGTTTcggtgttcgtttttttctattgcaaaaacaagaaaattgaaattttttgttacaaaacataacTTGAGAATGAGATTtggttgggaagaaaaaagacattTATAGCTTCACGAAAACGGGAATTGGAAACGCATTTTTGTAATGCAAACAATATATTGAAGAGTGAACCGGAAACACGAGTTCATTCGACACTATTAAAGCTGAATATATGTACATTCCTCAGTGTATGACATCACGAAACAGCATACTTGTCGCACCTCCGGCATTCCAGCCCCGCCGAAATACCAGCCCCCGTGTAACCGCAGGTTCCTAGGTTCGGCTGCACACTGACCCATTTTTCCCACCGTATCCCATATTCATCACGCAGCACGAAACCATCGACCTCATCCACCGTTACATCACCCACCTCCTGCACGCTGCGCCCTCCGATACGCGAGTGACAGAGAATGCTACGGCAAAGGGTGTGAGGGCAAAGGTCACCCCGCCAAATGGGGAGCTGCATCCCGAAAGTGAACTGGAAAAAGCGTCCAGGGGTGGGAAGGGAAAGCGACAAcggcggggtggaaaaaaattgCACACTGTGCCAAAGCAATTAACTAGAACATGCATCGGCGCGACCACGGTGTCGCCGCATTGTCCGacgcacacaagcacacacacgcaccgtgCCAGAGTAAAGCTGCTTGACCCCAAAAAGGCCGAAACCATCCCATCGATGCCTGGGCCTGAGCCTGAGTCCTGGGGTTGGATGGGCGCCGGCGCGGGGTCTCCAAGGGGTCACCGTTAAAAATGTCGCCAGTGAAATTGTAAAATGGGCGAAGAAAACCACCGCCGGAGGGTGGTGGGTGGCAATCAGGAAGAAAGTATCGGCAAGAGAAGAGGACACCGTGTATCGACCCCCAGGTAAGCCGAGCCCGTGGCGCGATTGTTCTCGTTGTGGGACAGGATATAGCACGCATTCCCCACGGAACGCAACAGTGCGAGTCGAGCCTTACCTAACGAACCAAAGGCCACCCCGACGGGGCTCTGGAGACCGCTCAGCCTTAAAATAAACACGGAACGCACGGTCGATTGGTGACAATGGTAGCAGAAGCACATGGCGTGGCGAGTGTGGGAAGAGGTGAGGGAAACACGCTGTCGCCATAGCCATCGTTGCGCTACATGCGGTTTTCCGCTTCATAAATCTCCCGACTTAATAACttaatttcataatttttattattatcgtCGACGCTCGCTGGCGAGGATGGCGAACCAGGACACGCCGGGACAGTAGGGGTTCATGCGGTGGACATGCCGaaaaatacacatacacactaaaGGAGGCTTAACGATTCGGGTGGCACGATTGGGTtgattatttatgtttgtcaCACCTCCTCGGGATTTGGCCTCGGGAGGCGATTTTGGCTTTCGGCGCTACCAGGATGTCGACCGTCGAACATCGGCTTTTTTTCCTCGGGATGTGGGGACATAAATCATGCTGCTCGTATTGGGCGACGTGTGTAATCGCACCCTAAGAAGACTTTGGGCAGGAATGTGCAATTTATCCAAACTCACAACCATTTTTTCCGCTTTCTTTCCAAACCATCCTTGCAGCTTTTCATCAACAACCAGTTCGTGGATGCCAAGAGTGGCAAAAAGTTCGCCACCCTCAACCCGGCCACCGAGAAGCCCATCGTCGAGGTCGCCGAGGGCGATAAGGAGGATGTGGAGGTGGCTGTCCGTGCGGCCAAGGCGGCCTTCGCTCGCAGCGCCCCCTGGCGCCAGATGGACGCTTCGGGCCGCGGTCGACTCCTGAATCGGCTGGCCGATCTGATGCTGCGCGATATCGACACGCTCGCCAACCTGGAGTCGCTGGACAACGGCAAGACGTTCGGGGACTCGGTGTTCGATATCAACTGCGCGATCGACACGTTCCGCTACTATGCCGGTTGGGCGGACAAGATCCACGGCGCGACCGTACCCTCAGACGGGCCCGTCCTCAGCTACATCCGCAAGGAACCGGTCGGTGTGGTCGGACAGATTATTCCCTGGAACTACCCGATCCTGATGCTGACGTGGAAGTGGGCCCCAGCGCTAGCTGCCGGCTGCACACTGGTGCTGAAACCGGCTGAGCAGACGCCACTGAGTGCGCTGCATATGGCGGCGTTGTCGCAGGAGGCCGGCTTCCCGGATGGGGTGATCAATGTCGTGAACGGATTCGGCCCGACGGTCGGTGCCGCCATTGTTGCTCATCCGGAGATCCGCAAGGTGGCCTTCACCGGATCGGTCGAGACGGGACGCATCATCCTGAACGGTGCATCCACATCGAACCTGAAGAAGGTCTCGCTCGAGCTCGGCGGAAAGAGCCCATTGGTCATCTTCAACGATGCCGACCGTAAGTAGCGCTCTCGAGGTGTCAACGATCACTTGTATGTATTGTTCGAGACCGTTGAACTGTCCTTCATGACTCAGTCAAAAAAGCTCAGATATTTTAGAGCATGGGTCGGTGTACATTTCCCAAAAAGGGCTAGATTAATAAGAAACCGAAAGCGCCGGCCGGATACCATCAACGATGacttaatgttttcaaagtagtatTATTTTGAATGGAGTATCAACTTCCTTAATAGTAACTTTACacaaaaaatggcaaaagataaactatttgaaaatttatcgttaaacatttttaaacattttcatacttatttttgtcaaattttgagtttttcaacacattgattttggtttgttgtactgttaagtaatttatttaattgtaCTTGAAATTAATCTTGtactcaaattattttaatgtatGTTGGTTCTACTGTCGTACTCTcagtaattaaaataactcagtttcgagaagttttcaattttgtgaGCTTTTACAATGGGattcaaaattttatttattgaatgtAGCTATTTTGTATGCAAAGTAAACAAGTTATTCCCGCCGGATGTTGTATGAGACTCACGAGACTAGGAACAAAAAGTCACCTGGTATTGAACACCTTGTTCAACaatttaatcttcatttttgggatgtaaacaaacaagacATCATGAACACATACgataaaaatttgtttgaagcattaaaattttctttttaaattcgaATTTGGCAACTCTAGAACATACTTAATATGTTTAAGGATCAATATTTTTGCCTTCTATTTGAGCTTCAATTATCTATTGACCAGTAGGTAATGTGACTATTTACTATATGAGATATGAAGTTGACCAGTGTGTCTTATCTTATTAGGAATTGATTCCAAATACCTTTCGTGGAGCTAGTCATTTTAAAGACGTGTTCTATGAAGCTatcaaatttatcattttcctcCTCTCCGATCGACAGTCGATGAAGCCGTCGAGATTGCACACAACGCCATCTTCGCCAACCACGGCCAGAACTGCTGCGCCGGAAGCCGCACGTTCGTCCAGGAGGGCATCTACGACGCGTTCGTCGCCAAGGCGGCCGAGATGGCGCGCAACCGGAAGGTGGGCGATGCGTTCCAGGACGGCATCCAGCAGGGTCCGCAGGTGGACGACGAGCAGTTCCGCAAGGTGCTCGGATACATTGAGTCGGGCAAGCAGGAGGGCGCTAAGCTGCAGGCGGGCGGTAAGCGTTCCGGCACCGTCGGCTACTTCGTCGAGCCGACCGTCTTCTCGGAGGTCACCGATGGCATGAAGATTGCGCGCGAGGAAATCTTTGGCCCGGTGCAGAGCATCCTGAAATTCGCCACCCTCGACGAGGTGATCGAGCGGGCCAACAGCACCGAGTACGGGCTGGCGGCCGGCGTCGTTACCAAGGACATCAACACGGCCATCACCTTCACGAACGCGGTCGAAGCTGGTTCCGTTTGGTAAGGAAAATGGAGccccttttttcgcttttccactGTCACTTACCGTatgctttttttcccaaatttGCCTTCGTTCAGGGTCAACTGCTACGACTACGTCGTGCCGACGACTCCCTTCGGTGGCTACAAGCAGTCCGGAAGTGGCCGCGAGCTCGGTTACAGCGGCATCGAACTGTACCTGGAGACGAAGTCCGTCACGATCAAGCTGCCCGCCAAGGTGTGAAAAACTGCTCCAAAGGTGCGGCTCCGGCGTCGTGAGTGCAATAAAGAACCCGAAACGACTGGGCTGGCATATCCCTGTCGTTCGAACACAATCACATACTGTAGAAGtctaaaaaacaacaaaatcaagaCGAAGAATATACGGTCCATCAATCTCTTAACACCCATTTCCCTTCTCTGCAGTCATCGAGAGCCGTAGAAAGTGTTGAAAGAAATCGAAACTTCATTTTCGAAAGTGAAAAGGATCACGAAATAGTTTTCGCACGCGAAGCTGCACGGCACTCGTTATCTTTTGTCTTAGAGAGTAGTGATGGCAAACAGTTGTTTAAATTGGGTAACGATGGCCAATATATTTCAACTCATTTTAAGTACtacctttttcattttatttctaatATCAACATTTTAACCGTTTacaataaatttatgaaagcTTTTCTTTGTGAATCTCCTTGACTGAAATAAGTTCTCCATCTCTGCCTTGGAGGTGGAATATAGGGTCGGATGCACATCCCCGGCGATCAATCGATCGACTCCGTGCAGATATCCGAAAGGGTGATCGTGACAGCCATCGTGACAGCGATTGCTCTCCGGAAGGGAAGTGTTTTTgcaattaatttaactttcgGGCAGTCGTCACTGACAAACTGCCATCGCTCTATCCTTTCCTCCGCCTTGTTTCCGTGGCCATCGAGAAGAGAAAGTAATTAATAAGAAAGTCCTATATGCGATATAGTTTCAAGGCCCGCGACCGACCGATTATCCGTGCGAACATGCGCGCTGCGTGTGCCTTTCGGATGGGTTTCGAATTTCACCCGGTTCGTCCGCGTGCCcgtattcgttttgttttccaatttttccgaTCCATCGATCCCGTTGCGGACGAGGAATTTGCGTTCCAAAAATCGATTATTCTTTCAACGGTTTCGCTTCCCACGTCAGGACGGGGTGACGCGTTGGATGGGGTGGCGAGTGTGGCGAATGAATGCGGCGCGTTCCGATCGGTAAATCCGATCATCTTCCTGCGAGCGCCGTTCCGAGGACTGTGTGCATATGCAGTTCTCAtggtattctttttttttcctgttcgcCCGACAAGACGATTAATTGAAGAACCAGCGGAGAGTGAAAAAGAGATGCCTCGGAAACACGAATTCCGAATGCAGAAACAACCGTTACCCGGGAAATGCACCGTAGCGGATGGGTGCATTATAAATCTGCCTGGCCCGAAGTGCGCCGACCCGGACGAAAGGAAGTCGAAATCGCGTTCGATAAGTCGCAGGATACGGCCGGGTGACGGTTTCGACAGCGCCCCCAAACGACGCCCTCAGAGAGCGGTGACAGACCGATGCCGGAAAGCCCGTTAGGAGCAGCATCTTTCAGCGGTCGTCTTGCGGCAAAGGGTTGCGCTTCGAGTGCATCGATTTGTCTTCTATCGATGCGGGCCCAGGGAATGGACCAGAATGAGAAGTTGATTTTTCTCGCCTCGGGAAACCCCGCGGATCGTATCGATGTTCCGCATGGCGGGCGAGTGATTGTTTTAGATTAAGAATATTGCACATCATTGAGAAACGGAGCCTGGTACGTTTGCAGAAAGATCACCTCGCTCGGTGATCGCGTTGTTCCGCACCGGGTTGGACAGGTATCAATAACAGTCCCGTTGACGGCCCATGGTGTGTGGCTGTACGAAACGAATTTTCTTGCCAGGCTCTCGAATCTGCCTCTCGAGAAGTTAATCGCCCTCATCGCGACAGAACACCTCCGTCGGTCAACGAGCggagtttattttaattttgtttatccaCAGGACACCGCGTGAAACATGAACatgaaggagaaaaagaagcaaacccTACAACAACCGACATCGCGGTGATCCAGACGCTGCGTGACCTTTCTCTCGAGCACTCGCGAGAAAAAAGTAATTGTAAAAGCTTAAGTACCTCACGGCGGAAGACGAGGTGTGATGGCTAGACATGCATATGGTCCGGCGAGGTAAACGAAATCATCTCCTGGCTTATTCCGGGGCGCTTTCGTTTTTCACGCTGGTCTTTCACACGTCACGCTGGCGTTTCCGCGTGTCACTTTGTCGTTCTTCATTTGCCACTGAAGGGTGGCCAAGGGCCGGGGAGAGTTGTGGAAGTATTCGCCACTACGAGTAAGATCAATCTTCTTTTGTACTTAATCCTTCAACTAGAatgttcaattattatttaaaaaattttattatttacactCAAGAAGAagcattttgattttattattcaaagtTATTATACAGGAAAACCATGTTTATTGATTAATGCATTTCACTTCACAAGCCTGCCGATGTTTATATAGGATCGAATAATTTATTGTAGAGAACTAAAATACAACATCATGACACAAAACTTTTAAACGGACGTATTTTTGTAGATCTTTAAAAACCGTTAAAGTTTATGCAGTACACCTAAGGGTTAATGCATCTCCATCTCACATGTGTCACTCCGAAGTGCACCAGAACGACGAAAACGATCGGCGCAATTTCTGACAGTAACCGATCGGTGCACCGTCCCCTCGCAGAAGGTGTCAAGTTATGACCGCCGTTGTTCTTAAAGCACACTTGTGCTGGCTGCATCGCATCAGGTTTACTGCCGGCAGGTGATCTTGCGGCTTACGGCCATCGTCAAAGTAAATAGCCCATTTAGCAAACATCCTGGATCGGTGTCTGCACCGATCGCCACCCAGCGCCGATGCTTCACAGGTGTGTAGGGGTAAGCTTGATTGAAAGTAAGCCGTGGACATCGTGGAAGCCTTCGATGCAAAGCAAACAGTGCAGACTGGTTTCCTTCCTTGTGTACCGTTGCCTTTCCACCTAGGATTTACAGGACCACAGGTATGAGCGAACCCGACTTCCGACGCGAATCGTCATCCTTTGAGCCGAGCGAAACGCACGTTGCAAGGCTAATCAAAACGCACGGAAATGCAGAAACATTTGCATCTTAATTGAATATCGCCAAATCTAATAACATAGTGTACAGATTGCTGGTGGAACTGTTGCACTAGTCATCAGATTGCTGGTGGAACTGTTGCACTAGTcatcagttttattttttttttttttactttctatGAAACAGTACGGTAGATACAATCGCAACGAACGCGTCGATAATGACACTCCCGGACTGATGGCATTCCTGAGCCAAGGCGATCCTATTAAACCCCTCCCGTTGGAATCCAGTTTGAAGCCCGACCGTATCGATTGGACTTTACGTTATGCTATCACCCAGTTCGGTCTGCATGGATTATGCAATCGGTCTGGACCGTAATTTCTTGGATTGGTGCGTATTAGATAGGTTCCGTAGTAATGCCACCAGAAGTAAATAGCTTCAAATGaaatgacaaaacaaaaaattgaaatgaacaTTACTGGAAGCagataattaaaatatttgcttattgataaaagaaaggaagcacTATCGTTTGAAGCAGGTAATATTTTTTAGAAAAAGTATactattcattattttattgtaatatGTTTGCAGTGTTGTATAATACCAGCCTGAAATATTTAACTCATTTCGATAATAAACCATTTTCATTACAATTCTTTTATCGAGAGATTtcgttaattttaaaaaatacgtttatcagttcatttaaaattaataaaatctcGTTTGGTTCCAACTAGGTTTTAATTCCATTGTAATAATTCGTATGTTACatgaaaatatacaaaatataTTAGAAATTTAGATGAAGTTGTTTAATGTCCTTCTTTGTagtgaaaacgaaaagagATTCCACACACGAAAAAAAGATTCATCCAAAGGTATTTCCGTAATTGGTACTAAAAACTTGAAGTAATATACACTAAACCATATAGGTACACTAAAAGTATAACTCCAAACATACTATTAGAATCaatgaaatgaataaaaaaaagtggtgCTGTATACTGGATGAAAAATTCCATTCAACAAAACTGAATCATCACAAGCAATGAAGTTTGATTAAAAGGAGATTTCACTTGATcatgtttcataatttctacaacaaaccaaacacctttgaaaaagtaaaatctCTTCGAAAAACGAAGTGATCGCAACGAAGAATTTAATAGTGATGCAAAAATTCACACCTTAATTCTCACGTACTTGCAActtataattttcttccagtaATCATCTCACAACCTGCGGCAAACAACATCTCACTGCGCACGATCGATCATATAGGTTTTGCAGAAGATGCATTAAAATGATTAGCAGCAAGGATCTGCTTGATGTGCATCTGATTTGCATCCATCTCCCAGAAGGTGTTAACGGAAAGTTTCATTAGGTTCGGCCCGGCATCATAACGATCTCCCGAGGCCCTCGGAGAAGTATATGCTGGATAATCAACAACCATAAGCACGGGTACCAAGCCAACGCACATAATAAACATCCATGCATCATCCCGGTGCACTCCCCTTGGCGTTTGACATTGAATCGATCACTAGCGAATCCACGCCAACGGAGAATATCCCCTACCGAACAAAGGCCAAGGAACTAATCTTTCCGAAATGGCTCAGAAGAAAGGGCGTACATTTCGCTAGGACCGATTGCATCATCAATGGTTCCATATGACGCTTCGCCGTTCGGTCGTCGTGGACAAATCGAGAAAGGAAAGGCGGTGGAAGAAAGCGACCCACGAATGCAAAATAGAAACCGAAACCGTTGGATCGTTTTACGATGGCACGCGGTGAAAAGTGAACTTCCAACTTCCAATTCCAACATCGGCGCAAAAAGCGCTCCCCGGGGCGATGACACGGCTGGACGATACAATCTCGGtcttttcgatttttctttctttgctttGCTTCTCTTGGAGCGCGACGATCGACTTCACTGCGACGTGAGTGTCCACGAGTGTGATCTGTTCCGATTGCATAATTGCACGGCATCATAACTTCcgtttgtgttggtgtgtgtattttttttccccccggccCAACCCGATCCACCCATTttcttcaaacactttctatcaTTGCCCGGTAAGTAAGCAAAAAcctttcaaaaatttttaaaGCTAATAGGCGCTTGAATGATTTCGAACGGGATCGCGCCGTGGTGAAGTGTTTCGcgtgaaataaaatcgaatgaCGAGGAGTGGTGAGGGTGGTGGGCACCCGGGAGGGTGAGCAGGCGGTCCAATAGACACGTCTATCATTTCATCCCGCAATTCCATCGCATGCTGGCGGACACCGTCCGTGGGCTTACTCATAAATCATCATGCAGTCACGTCTTGGAAGATGTCGTTCGGGGACGGGAAAAACCGCGCTGGTAGCCATAACAAATCAGCATAACGCTGTCGGCCGGTTATTGCACGGCCACGAACCGAGCCAGGCGCGCCTTCGCTGAAGTCACTTCCATTTTGCGCCTCAAAcgtgaataaaaaaatccacTCAAAATACAACGCCAAGTcgcgcaaaaaacaaaaaccgaaaactACGACCCGGTTCCCAGTGTGGCCACACGGGCTACTCCTCGGGCGAACAACGATCGCTCTTTGCGGTGCTGATGAAGACACATTTCGCCCGCtcgaaagggaagaaaaagtgcGAGCTGACGAGCAAAACAAAGCAGCGCGCATAGCATAACATATCTCGGCGACCCTTCCCTCGCCAACGCGATCgatcggaaaggaaaacgacgacacaaaaccaaacatacACGCGGAAAGGGCGAACGACTTTGCTGACGCACCCCGCCAACAAGTGTCCGGTGTCCAGTTTCGGTTTGAAGAATTGGCAAACCAGACAAAAACCCGTCGCTGATGGTGTAATTTGTGATCGGCAGAGGGACACCGATCCGGAAAAGGTGGGTGTTTGATGTTGAAGGGTCGCAACGATGAATCCTATTTAGGAAATATGTTGGTTAAGGAATTTAAATAGTAACACTTTACTCGAAACATAATGCATCATTAACGaagattttcatttcttcgagTCTCTTCAATACCGAAATTTATAACGCagaatttctttaaaaaacaaacatcaaccaGTTCATTCCATCGAAATTCCAAATTTGCAGACGCTTCtgcaacgaaacaaaacgtaaTCGCTATTATGTGATGTGATGGTGGGCGTTTTT from Anopheles coustani chromosome 3, idAnoCousDA_361_x.2, whole genome shotgun sequence harbors:
- the LOC131259010 gene encoding aldehyde dehydrogenase 1A1-like → MANPNQEIKYTKLFINNQFVDAKSGKKFATLNPATEKPIVEVAEGDKEDVEVAVRAAKAAFARSAPWRQMDASGRGRLLNRLADLMLRDIDTLANLESLDNGKTFGDSVFDINCAIDTFRYYAGWADKIHGATVPSDGPVLSYIRKEPVGVVGQIIPWNYPILMLTWKWAPALAAGCTLVLKPAEQTPLSALHMAALSQEAGFPDGVINVVNGFGPTVGAAIVAHPEIRKVAFTGSVETGRIILNGASTSNLKKVSLELGGKSPLVIFNDADLDEAVEIAHNAIFANHGQNCCAGSRTFVQEGIYDAFVAKAAEMARNRKVGDAFQDGIQQGPQVDDEQFRKVLGYIESGKQEGAKLQAGGKRSGTVGYFVEPTVFSEVTDGMKIAREEIFGPVQSILKFATLDEVIERANSTEYGLAAGVVTKDINTAITFTNAVEAGSVWVNCYDYVVPTTPFGGYKQSGSGRELGYSGIELYLETKSVTIKLPAKV